The genomic segment ATGCCTTAGGTAAAAGTAAAAAATGTAGTGTATGGCAAATTCTTATATTGACATAATTTGGTTAGATTTAACTGTAGTTATCCTTTATTTTCTTGTTGGTGTTCGTGATGAAAACCAATATATGGAGATTAGTGATTATCTTACCAAGCACATGCAAGAACAATTTAATGAGAGCACGTAAATCCAAGTAACAACATCTTGCTTTTGAGCTTTCAGATTAATGCTTGTTAAAGATATATGACTTAAATTTTTGTTGAAATAAAATACAAATGGTAAGTTAGGGGATCTACGAGGACGAAGGCCAAGGGTCGGTACAGGCTGCGTAGGTGAAATCTGTATTGAAGTATACTACCTCTAgttgatgttgattagaataaggtgttttaaccttactgcattatttctattgaattttgattcgaatataattttacaaacttaTAAATAGACGTAGTCATCTCTCCTCTGCTTGTGGTTTTCCCCGAAAAAGTTTTCACGTAAAGATTctgtgtgttctatttttctttcttttctttgtgatatattatCATTAACAACATTCTATTTTTAACAATTATTGacaaatttttctttctttttctttgtgatatattgtcattatcatCCTTCTATTTTTAACAATTATTGACAAATTTTGTTTTACTTCATCAAGTTGAACTCAAGtcatagaaattaattaaatattttgttttacaaGTCTTATATAACTAAAACTcttgttaaatgaataaataaatacttaatcTCTTAAATAAACTTTTAAGTAATATAAGGCTCTAAAACTTaagcttaaaaaataataatggataGTTAAAAGGACTTCCATCAATCTTCAACTCAAAAAGAATGTATTGATCTCGTCTAATAATTTTTGTTTGCATAACTTTTACTAAAAtggtcataatttaattttttgcacTCAAATTGACACATTTCAAAATgtgtaatgaaaaaaaaaaaagacaacatCTAAAATCCCGTCACAAATTAATTGATATTCCAAACTTAAACACGTTTTATCCCTCTAGAGTTCAGACCACTTGGTTCTCAACTTTTGATGTGTTCCCTGGTAGGAAAAATGGTCAGTTGCTAACATAAATTTAAACAGAAACAAGGATTTTGTTGAGAATTGATCCCAAACATGAACTTCAGCTACAGTTAAGACTTAAGTCGGCATGTATTAATGAAACCCATTGTAGATTGCTCTGCAAGGCAAAAAAGGATTCTTGGCAAGTATGATTAAATAATGATCGGATAGGTTCTGATAACATCAAGGGACCATATGCATTTGATTGGATATCCTAACGGCTTGATGCTTAGAAGGTGAGATTTGTAGATTAAAGTCAATTACCAGCTTATGAATgtcaaaagtataaaaaaagtAAGCTAATATATGGAATAAAGATTCACAGACAACGTTACTCTATATCTTATGGCATCTCGACCCATTCGAGCCGGTAACAACTCTACTAAAACACATCACTCCTCAGCATCAGTTCCAGCAACTGCATTTTGTGATGAACCATCTTCAGCTGGCTTAGCATCGCCCTCAGTAGTCCCCAAGGCTTCACCATTTCCATTATCCCCTCCGGTTACTGCAACTGTCTTCTTGATAGTTCCAACCTTTACATATTTGCTCATAAACTTATATTCCCAATCTTGCAAAGCATCCAATTCAAATGGACCAAGACCCGATATGTCCCCGGTTAAATCTTGTTCTTCAAAAGACATCTTTGCAAGAGCTCTGCTAGCATCCTTTCCAGCAAACAATGCATAAGGTCCACCAGGTCCATAAAACATTCTGCAACAAACATTACATTTCATGCATAATTCTTGCATATACATATGATTAACAATGCCTCTATTGAGTTCTACAATCATAAAGAAAATTTCAGCAAAAGTTATGATTAAATTTCATGCATAGTAAACTTGCATCAATCAACATACAAAAACATGTTAATGTCCTTGATTATCATAGAAACGGGTTTAAATATCCAGATGAAAGGGAATGAATGGCACCAATGTTCaattttcattttctcgctcagTTGAAACATGAGATTCAAGGTCCAAGTCTAGGACGTATAATTACACAAGGAACCAATTTTACACGCACGTTACAAATAACTTGTTTCCGCAAAACCTCACATAGTTTATCATATAATCATCTCATGATTGTGGTTAAAATATCAAAGAGTAGTAGGATTGTATTTTaaccattctactaaaataagcaaatatattagatcaaaaaaataaattgatattttatctAGGTGCTACGTCACCATATATAACCCGTGTGGTTATTATATTAACTACACCCGTTTTTAACCAGTTTTTAACTGttttaaatggatgaaataaattaaatgcaaCCCAAACacagataattattttttttttaaaaaatctaatatccatccactaaaattttttttaaaaaaaaatcaccagAAAGATCACAAGTTGAACCATGAATTAAAGCAAGTTTGAATTAAAATAGCATAAAATAGTCAAGAAGAAACCCTAAAAAACagtatctaaaataaataaaagcccCCAAAAAGTTTCAAACTGAAAAGGCTACTATAAACAAAGCTGATAATTCCAACACAAGTGTTGACCCCAAAAgacaaaagaaaatagaagaaaaaaccTGCTTTGAGAAACATCATAAATCTGACCCTTGATGGCCATAAGGAGTGGCTTCTTGGGATCCGACCCATCATACTGTTTAAGTTCCTTCTCGGAAATTTCGCCTACCTGAACCGGAGGTGGGAGCGGCTCCATCTGCTCCTCGAAAGCCCTGGAACGTTGATGGTGATCATCGGACGACCCGAATAGACCCGTTACTACATAGTAAATGGCCCACAACAGAGCAACAACCGTGAAGAAAGTGGCCGGAGATAGACCCGTATACGCCGTTATTTCCTCCTTCAAAGTCTCCCATAGTTGCAAACCCAtcgctttgaattttttttttcctcttcgtCGGCGAATTTTGTCTCAACTCAATTCTGGGTCAGATATAGAGTCTTCATCAGCTTCGTCTTAAAATAGTTGTTAGCTTAAagttttttaaaaggttaattttaCACCTCATCCTCAATTTATGACTCTGATTTTAAATTGGTAACTAAATTTCAACACATCCGAATTAAGTTTTTCAAGTATGATATCATAGCTATTAGATGATTGGGCATTAAACGTCATCTAGAATTTGATAagaattatacttaaaatacaataaaataatatacacAACTTGAatctcatattttaaaaaaaattatatatttcagGACAATTTTCTCGACAATAGTATAgagtaattgaatgaaaatataattattagaattaattatactcttttgtaattataaagaattataattctCTAGATGTATTTGACTGATAAAATGTAATTACATCGTAATCATGTTTAGTAGTACAAATTGTATTTACACaattacataattttattttttaaaaatatattaattactgtaaaatatttattagtatgataaaaagaATTTCTAtacaaataacaaaaattaaaagcaaattattatatttattatgttaGTGTAAAAAGTAGTTAATAAtatgattactaataaaaataacaaaaaagcaAAAATCATATACAATTTTATCTAACTATTCTAGGGCATATTTGTTACGTTATTCCccctttaatatttaacatatatttttatcatcATATGTTGGTCATTGATTGAGTTTATCATCATCTGAATTTGaatttgcataattaatattttcaagattTCATTCTTCCATCTAATCTTCAGAGTATGGATAATCTCAATTTTACCTATTtttgaagttatgaaatatgcaacatgCTTGTGTAATCCAACCTTTTTTTTATACTATACTAAGGTGATGttaatatagaaaatattttttttaaaaccccaAATATCTTTTCAACCATATTTCGAGGCCTTAAATGTCTTAAATTGCAGAGTTCTCGAGCTATCTGCAGTGTTTATGTCTGACACTATTCTCTCAAATGATATCATACCCCACATTGTGTTGCAAGAAAACATTTTGTATTTGTATTATTAGCATCAACCTTATAATATATCAGTTTACAGTCCAAATTGTCTataactttaattaaaaaaacttatataaacttaattagaGAAAATCTTATGCTAGGTTATATCACTTtctataatacataaattaagttaaaaataatataaaatttataatatataacatttataaaaaaagtatTATGAATTGTGCAATAACtttcatataatttcatataaataatataacttttttcggttttttttataaataaattatgataaaaaaaactataatttttttatgaataagtgtattatttttataatatatagcatgaacacataaaatttttataaataaatatattataacacttttataacatgtaaagtacacgaattatttttataacataatttttttaggatttataatataaaaagttTTATTGTCATTCCCATCCCAAATACTGATATGTGTTCATACttacaatataattttttaacttgtatagaaataatttttaaaaattagatttgaGTGTAATTTACCTGTGTAATTATTCCAATTCACCCTCCCCTTAGAATCGAAAAGGGTAATCGGAGTACTCCAATTACATCTAATTTGGTGGCATCCACCAGTTACAGTGGTTATCCAAACATATCATTCTTATGTAATTACAAATAAGTATACTCAAATCTAATTATTAGGTGACTTTCCAAATACTACCTTTAACTGCTTATTAGCAACTTCGACAGAAAAATATAtttcagagtttcagattgataACTTTTTATTAGAGACTCACTTTTAATTGCAATTTTTTTCTTAGGAGGTtacttgatattttaaattatttaggaGGGTTTTTTTAAGGCATATGAGGTAGCAACATATTTTGATCCTCAtgttttaaataagtaattaaatttgattatcatgttttaaatatattatgtatCAAATTTGAACttgtattcaaaatttaaattgagggttaaacaaataaaaaaatttaattgatacaatattaatattttaaccacattttaaaaattagagTGAATTTAATATGGGGACAATTATTTGAAGGCCTATGATACAATTAGggcaaattataaaaaaaaaccagtttttttttaaatttaccgaaatgggcccggtattttattatttaccggaatggtccattttcccctaaatcgcgtccacgtcagcgcgatgtcaggggacgtgtcagcaaatcgcgtccacatcagcaaagcgcgctgacgtggacgcgatttgttgccacgtagCGCGCCATTGGGGATGCGATTTGCCCCGCTCGTGAACAGTGCAACGTCGTTtttttgaccgttgcccccccaacgataaaaaaaaatacaaatacccccaccccttttttttctttcacaaactaatcctctctcaaattttctctcaatttcctctcaGTTTCCTCTCAAATTgctctcaaattccttccaaatttcactcaaatccatatttaatctcaatttaCTCTCAAGttcctcttaaatttctcttaaatccctatttttaaatatttttaaaaaaaattaattttttaaaatttttttaaaccgtaaaaatttgtacaatttcagcaatggccggagaattgactCGTTTTGATAAGCAACACATATTagtggaacaaatgaaaatggtaagcgttaaatttaatttttaaatattatttaagaatttttatttattcatctttagataattattaatttattatttgttataa from the Gossypium hirsutum isolate 1008001.06 chromosome D09, Gossypium_hirsutum_v2.1, whole genome shotgun sequence genome contains:
- the LOC107892070 gene encoding membrane steroid-binding protein 1, which translates into the protein MGLQLWETLKEEITAYTGLSPATFFTVVALLWAIYYVVTGLFGSSDDHHQRSRAFEEQMEPLPPPVQVGEISEKELKQYDGSDPKKPLLMAIKGQIYDVSQSRMFYGPGGPYALFAGKDASRALAKMSFEEQDLTGDISGLGPFELDALQDWEYKFMSKYVKVGTIKKTVAVTGGDNGNGEALGTTEGDAKPAEDGSSQNAVAGTDAEE